Proteins from one Malassezia vespertilionis chromosome 2, complete sequence genomic window:
- a CDS encoding uncharacterized protein (EggNog:ENOG503P7XG; COG:K) has protein sequence MLSEPTEETVPLHTNGIASSSETGEVITPAIEKLHMHWSSHMDQYSIFSHPSNQSALPYLISSQPRIAQPSPWPAAQGGASYAQSEPAAKIARETRPLPRDVVARGGWKLDDHAYGRDPNWREEQISFLHTAERPESSRQAAIKPAHYADRAEAQRTASVHHAANAPKDAKERTGTGAEHIDQGLVQRVVPAELRAYFAPPSTSNQPHLDAFRERKHKLERDAAQGDAAALAEIAEARGAKRKAGSQGLLSDAEKKANHIASEQKRRANIRKGYDMLSEVIPTLVKSQEDNSGVANLKDHEGKISTHGEITILEEAVDYLNERLLEHQHLLKRKAEIQLYLLSKYSEKNR, from the coding sequence ATGCTTAGCGAACCGACGGAAGAGACAGTGCCATTGCATACTAATGGAATTGCGTCGTCGTCCGAAACCGGCGAGGTAATTACACCCGCGATAGAAAAGTTGCACATGCATTGGTCGTCACACATGGATCAGTACAGCATCTTTTCGCACCCGTCAAACCAATCGGCTTTGCCGTACCTGATATCTTCTCAACcacgcattgcgcagccTTCGCCATGGCCCGCAGCGCagggcggcgcgagctACGCACAATCAGAACCCGCCGCAAAGATAGCACGAGAAACACGTCCTCTTCCGCGCGATGTGGTCGCGAGAGGGGGATGGAAGCTCGATGATCATGCGTATGGCCGTGATCCGAACTGGCGCGAAGAGCAGATTTCCTTTTTGCACACTGCCGAACGGCCAGAGTCGAgtcggcaagctgcgaTCAAACCCGCACACTACGCGGACAGGgcagaagcgcagcgtacaGCATCTGTGCATCACgctgcaaatgcaccgAAAGATGCAAAAGAGCGCACTGGAACTGGTGCGGAACACATTGACCAAggccttgtccagcgcgtcgttCCTGCCGAGCTCCGCGCCTATTTCGCTCCACCAAGCACGAGCAACCAGCCCCACTTGGACGCATTTCGCGAACGGAAACACAAGttggagcgcgatgcagcacaaggtgatgcagcggcacttgccgagattgccgaggcgcgggGAGCAAAGCGCAAAGCCGGCTCACAAGGCCTGCTCTCGGATGCAGAAAAGAAGGCGAATCACATTGCCTCGGAGCagaaacgccgcgcgaatATTCGCAAAGGATACGACATGCTGAGCGAAGTGATTCCTACCCTCGTAAAATCGCAAGAAGACAACAGCGGCGTAGCTAATCTCAAGGATCACGAAGGCAAGATTAGCACACACGGCGAGATCACAATTTTGGAAGAGGCGGTCGATTATTTGAACGAGCGGCTTTTGGAACACCAACATCTTCTAAAGCGCAAGGCAGAGATCCAGCTGTATTTGCTATCAAAGTACAGCGAAAAGAATAGGTAG
- the cys12 gene encoding cysteine synthase (EggNog:ENOG503NX2G; TransMembrane:1 (o460-480i); COG:E) gives MKRVRTAVRTEPLPAHLGTPKRPIPRRRDMDRRAPRSPSSMSPFTNPSRTQRTPGGMFARSSDPASPTLHIASSSPAPPCILVSPPAGDVESLIARSELCMGSVRREVRHEWQFAYISTLLARDQLALEKLCWKLDLTFAALACAKDHDQALAKNPALASSIAKKAAQHTLMLLMNAWRPQTTQDFTYSPPSFRLSSVSRETMEMPQNAAHIAWAQRVSGMLGVQAAEKIVLHIVHTVWYMVVHDANRAFARPYLAAQFCKHFLACTDRWVAQESCADTRKLPFLHLEIGQPGNVDMAPTSTVLRWTFVHALHQKLETALAGMQRRTIHSLQIPSPHTKRAAYRGELAAQALDSKAVVDAARFLGELFCADAVVGQKCVAQWLRLLLLSERPWIAIVPQELEAACALLLLAGTDKTRVRLPDWEHFLSWPERLFFPLLASMQRWMDRILAAFQRHGVGRFGAGLVVGLVVGLGSMAFARFHQSILRKRYSYRLRRWTRRDTRQNKVEDAFVPIELRRSGKTVNGVAGMIGNTPLMRINSLSDMTGCEILGKAEYLNPGGSPKDRVALQILNEAEEDNTLVPFVGSWIFEGTVGSTGISIATLARAKGYNCCIIVPDDVAEEKVTLLRRLGAKIETVRPRGIVDPRHYVKEAKARAQAWKPNPSQPYARAFFADQFENEANFWAHYHHTGPEIWEQTGGRIDAFVAGAGTGGTLAGVAAFFKTSLGHADKNDAPLIVAADPQGSGLYNRVCHGVMYSPTESEGTRRRHQVDSVVEGIGINRLTRNLEKGLPYIDTAERVTDDEAVRMSRWLAAHDGLFLGSSSAVQCVAAVRTALRLKAAQPKPTLSSLEDTALNLPRSVVVTILADSGVRHLSKFQNDEAMQALGLHVDVDISDILFVP, from the exons ATGAAGCGCGTACGCACGGCGGTACGCACGGAGCCGCTGCCCGCGCACCTTGGCACGCCCAAACGGCCTAttcctcggcgccgcgaCATGGATCGcagagcaccgcgcagTCCGTCGTCCATGTCCCCATTCACAAACCCCAGCCGCacacagcgcacgccggGCGGGATGTTTGCAAGGAGCAGCGATCCAGCGTCGCCAACCCTGCACATTGCGTCATCttcgcccgcgccgccttGCATTCTTGTCTCGCCTCCAGCTGGCGACGTCGAGTCACtcattgcgcgcagcgagctgtGCATGGGCAGTGTACGCCGCGAGGTGCGCCATGAATGGCAGTTTGCGTACATTAGCActctgctcgcgcgcgaccaactcgcgctcgagaaGCTGTGCTGGAAACTAGACCTGACCTTTGCGGCACTCGCATGCGCCAAGGACCACGACCAGGCGCTCGCCAAGAATCCGGCACTCGCGTCGTCCATCGCCAAAAAGGCTGCACAGCACACATTGATGCTGCTCATGAATGCATGGCGACCGCAAACCACACAAGACTTTACTTATTCTCCGCCGAGTTTCCGTCTCTCGAGCGTATCGCGCGAGACGATGGAGATGCCGCagaatgcggcgcacataGCTTGGGCACAGCGCGTATCGGGGATGCTCGGCGTACAGGCCGCAGAGAAAATTGTTTTGCACATTGTACACACCGTTTGGTACATGGTGGTGCACGACGCTAATAGAGCATTTGCGCGGCCGTACCTCGCCGCCCAGTTTTGCAAACATTTCCTCGCTTGCACGGATCGCTGGGTGGCACAGGAATCGTGTGCAGacacgcgcaagctgccATTTTTACACCTGGAGATAGGACAGCCGGGGAACGTGGACATGGCGCCGACGTCGACCGTATTGCGATGGACATTTGTGCACGCATTGCATCAGAAATTAGAAACAGCACTTGCAGGAATGCAGCGCCGGACCATACATTCGCTCCAAATTCCCTCGCCGCATACGAAAAGGGCTGCATACCGCGGCGAACTcgcagcacaagcgctcgaCAGCAAGGCTGTGGTCGACGCCGCACGGTTTTTGGGCGAACTGTTCTGTGCAGACGCAGTGGTGGGGCAAAAATGCGTCGCTCAGTGGTTGCGTCTGCTCCTGCTTTCTGAACGGCCTTGGATTGCGATTGTGCCGCAGGAACTGGAGgcggcttgtgcgctgctcttgcTCGCAG GCACCGACAAGACCCGGGTTCGACTCCCGGATTGGGAACATTTTTTGTCGTGGCCCGAGCGCCTTTTTTTTCCCTTACTTGCAtccatgcagcgctggatggATCGCATCCTTGCCGCATTTCAACGCCACGGGGTCGGCCGTTTCGGCGCTGGATTGGTCGTGGGCCTGGTTGTGGGTCTTGGATCCATGGCTTTCGCACGCTTCCACCAATCTAttttgcgcaaacgctATTCGTACCGGCTCCGACGATGGACACGGCGCGACACACGCCAAAACAAAGTAGAAGATGCATTTGTTCCTATTGAGCTGCGTCGCAGTGGAAAGACGGTGAATGGAGTCGCCGGTATGATTGGCAATACGCCCCTAATGCGCATCAATAGTCTCTCTGACATGACTGGCTGCGAAATTCTCGGCAAGGCAGAGTACCTTAATCCGGGCGGTAGCCCAAAGGAccgtgtcgcgctccaGATTTTGAACGAGGCCGAGGAAGACAACACGCTCGTCCCTTTTGTCGGCTCGTGGATCTTCGAAGGAACTGTCGGATCTACAGGTATTTCCATCGCGACActggcgcgtgcaaaaggcTACAACTGCTGCATCATTGTCCCCGACGATGTCGCGGAAGAAAAGGTCACGCTTTTGCGTCGACTAGGTGCCAAGATCGAGACCGTTCGCCCACGCGGAATTGTCGATCCGCGCCACTATGTAAAGGaagcaaaagcgcgcgcccaagctTGGAAACCCAATCCCAGCCAGCCATATGCACGCGCGTTTTTTGCCGATCAATTCGAAAACGAAGCGAATTTTTGGGCGCACTACCATCACACGGGTCCTGAAATATGGGAGCAAACGGGTGGCAGAATCGATGCGTTTGTCGCAGGTGCAGGGACAGGCGGCACGCTGGCGGGTGTCGCCGCCTTCTTTAAAACATCTCTAGGCCATGCCGACAAAAACGACGCGCCACTCATTGTCGCGGCGGATCCGCAGGGATCTGGTCTCTATAACCGCGTATGCCATGGCGTCATGTACAGCCCGACCGAGTCAGAAGGCACCCGCAGACGACACCAGGTTGATTCTGTCGTGGAAGGTATCGGGATCAACCGCTTGACGCGCAACTTGGAAAAGGGGCTTCCCTATATTGACACTGCTGAGCGTGTCACGGACGACGAAGCAGTGCGCATGTCGCGTTGgctcgcagcgcacgacGGCCTCTTTCTCGGCTCTTCTTCTGCCGTGCAATGCGTTGCTGCAGTGCGCACCGCACTTCGCCTcaaggcggcgcagccgaAGCCAACCCTGTCGTCGCTCGAGGACACTGCGCTAAATTTGCCGCGTTCTGTCGTGGTGACCATCCTCGCTGACTCTGGCGTGCGCCACTTGTCCAAGTTCCAAAACGACgaagcgatgcaggcgcttggcctGCACGTCGACGTCGATATTTCTGATATCCTATTCGTGCCATAG